A window of Halalkalibacillus sediminis contains these coding sequences:
- a CDS encoding Fur family transcriptional regulator: MNLSRALETLKNEGYKYTEKREDILTFFNRENGYRTASDLLKFMAQKYEGISYDTIYRNLHLFNDLEILESTELDGEKHFRLSCGHHHHHHHFICKSCGRTETIETCPMDEIEKDLSGFMIENHKFEVYGFCPQCH, translated from the coding sequence ATGAATCTATCAAGAGCATTAGAAACTCTTAAAAATGAAGGGTACAAATATACCGAAAAGCGTGAAGATATCCTGACATTTTTTAATAGAGAAAACGGTTATCGCACTGCCAGTGATCTATTAAAATTCATGGCGCAGAAATACGAAGGTATCAGCTATGATACTATTTATCGTAATCTACATTTGTTCAATGACTTGGAGATCTTGGAATCAACAGAACTCGATGGAGAAAAACATTTCCGTTTATCATGTGGTCATCACCACCATCATCACCATTTCATTTGTAAGTCATGTGGGCGTACAGAGACGATTGAAACATGTCCAATGGATGAAATTGAAAAAGATCTTAGTGGCTTCATGATTGAAAATCACAAATTTGAAGTATACGGGTTTTGCCCTCAATGTCATTAA
- a CDS encoding metal ABC transporter permease, with product MLDALMNFELLRNTFYTGLLVGLIAPLLGTFILVRRLSLIADGLSHVTLAGIAFGLFMQKKYTLLMFTPFHSGIAFSIIGALVIENLRSVYKAFQEIAIPITLSVGVGLSVVFIALADGINTDIFAYLFGSVAAVSRTDLYLVLAVTLFVIIMVITLYKELLALSFDEEFATVSGIRSKVIHFIFIVMTALVISASIRIVGVLLVSALMTLPVATSIRIAKSFKQAIFYSIIYGEVAVISGLITGYYFEIPPGGTIVIIAASLLGLTLLIKKLYMARIYKG from the coding sequence TTGTTAGATGCACTAATGAATTTCGAATTATTACGTAACACTTTTTATACAGGACTACTAGTAGGGCTCATTGCCCCTTTATTAGGAACATTTATATTAGTCAGAAGGCTGTCATTGATTGCTGACGGCTTATCTCACGTAACACTAGCCGGAATTGCTTTCGGATTATTCATGCAAAAAAAATATACGCTGCTCATGTTTACTCCTTTTCATTCAGGAATCGCCTTTTCAATTATAGGTGCTTTGGTTATAGAAAATCTTCGGAGCGTTTATAAAGCATTCCAAGAAATCGCTATTCCGATTACCTTATCGGTTGGGGTTGGGTTGAGCGTTGTGTTCATTGCATTAGCCGATGGAATCAATACTGACATTTTTGCTTATCTATTTGGTTCAGTAGCTGCAGTCAGCAGAACGGACCTTTATTTAGTACTAGCTGTTACACTTTTTGTAATTATTATGGTCATTACACTGTACAAGGAATTATTAGCTTTATCTTTTGATGAAGAATTCGCAACTGTGTCTGGTATTCGTTCTAAAGTTATCCACTTCATATTCATCGTGATGACTGCACTTGTTATTTCAGCATCAATAAGGATTGTGGGTGTGTTACTAGTCTCTGCACTTATGACACTTCCAGTAGCTACCAGTATCCGGATTGCTAAAAGCTTTAAACAAGCTATTTTCTATAGTATTATTTACGGTGAAGTGGCAGTCATTTCAGGATTAATCACTGGGTACTATTTTGAGATCCCACCTGGTGGTACAATCGTTATCATAGCTGCATCACTTTTAGGATTAACTTTGCTAATTAAAAAATTGTACATGGCTCGTATATATAAAGGGTGA
- a CDS encoding metal ABC transporter ATP-binding protein, which translates to MTQPLIDVRNVSHRYDQHLVLEDVSFRIDKGSFVGLVGPNGSGKTTIIKLLLGIEKLQKGSIDAFGKPIQKFTNKGHISFVSQKANSFNRGFPATAKEVVGMGLISRQKMWNPSQKKFEHLIFEALDQVNMMEYANTNIGDLSGGQQQRIFIARAIVNKPQLLILDEPTVGVDFENVGHFYRLLSELNRDLGITLVLVSHDIGTITTHVTDLLCLNKSVHYHGNPSEFEQMSDEERSKLYGHNMHTITHDH; encoded by the coding sequence ATGACACAGCCACTTATAGATGTGCGAAACGTATCGCACCGGTATGATCAACATCTTGTATTAGAGGATGTTTCATTCAGAATCGATAAAGGATCCTTCGTCGGACTAGTCGGACCGAACGGATCAGGTAAAACTACCATTATCAAACTCTTACTTGGAATAGAAAAATTACAGAAAGGTTCGATCGACGCTTTCGGTAAGCCCATTCAAAAGTTTACAAATAAAGGGCACATCAGTTTTGTTTCGCAAAAAGCAAATTCATTTAACCGTGGATTTCCTGCAACTGCTAAAGAAGTAGTCGGTATGGGATTGATTTCGCGTCAAAAAATGTGGAATCCTTCTCAGAAAAAATTCGAGCATCTTATTTTTGAAGCCTTGGATCAAGTGAACATGATGGAGTACGCTAATACAAACATTGGTGACCTTTCAGGAGGACAACAACAACGTATTTTCATCGCTCGAGCCATTGTGAATAAGCCACAACTGCTGATTCTTGATGAACCTACAGTAGGTGTGGATTTTGAAAATGTTGGGCATTTCTACAGACTACTTTCCGAATTGAATCGTGACCTTGGAATCACTCTTGTTCTTGTCTCGCATGATATAGGGACCATTACGACACATGTTACCGACCTCTTATGCTTGAATAAATCGGTCCATTATCACGGGAACCCAAGCGAGTTCGAACAAATGAGTGACGAGGAACGATCAAAACTTTATGGACATAATATGCATACCATTACCCACGACCACTAG
- a CDS encoding metal ABC transporter substrate-binding protein has translation MNYLKLAIITLLLSFLIACNTSEGESEEGSSGNNKIITSIYPIEYIVSEIGGDEVSVETVMPAGADAHTYEPSTKRMIELADSDGFFYVGAGLESFAEAMSDTIEGEGVHTLALSEHEELFLKGEEESHNEDDEHNSDEEESHSEEDEQGHDDEESHSDEDDGHDHGDFDPHFWLDPTRMIDAGDIVLQELIKLYPEKESTFKENYQAFSEEMIELDSEFEQTLHGDEHYQILVAHKAFGYWENRYRLEQFSIRGISSSQEPSQKELQEIFKKIEEMKINHIILEKNRDDRLVETIVEEQNMELLYLHNLATRTEDEIEEEKDYIELMRENLEVLKESQQ, from the coding sequence ATGAACTACTTGAAACTAGCTATAATAACTCTATTATTATCTTTTTTAATAGCATGTAACACAAGCGAGGGAGAATCTGAAGAAGGTTCCTCTGGAAATAATAAAATCATAACTTCAATTTATCCTATCGAATACATTGTTTCAGAAATTGGTGGTGATGAGGTTTCAGTTGAAACGGTCATGCCAGCAGGTGCGGATGCACATACCTATGAACCTTCAACGAAAAGAATGATCGAACTAGCTGATAGTGATGGTTTCTTTTATGTAGGAGCAGGTTTAGAAAGTTTCGCTGAAGCGATGTCAGACACTATTGAAGGTGAAGGCGTCCATACATTAGCTCTTTCTGAACATGAAGAACTGTTTCTAAAAGGTGAAGAGGAAAGCCATAATGAAGACGATGAACACAATAGTGATGAAGAAGAAAGCCATAGTGAAGAAGATGAACAGGGTCATGATGATGAGGAAAGTCATAGCGATGAAGATGACGGCCATGACCATGGAGACTTCGATCCACATTTTTGGTTAGATCCAACTAGAATGATTGATGCTGGTGATATCGTTTTACAAGAATTAATCAAATTATATCCTGAGAAAGAATCAACTTTTAAAGAAAACTACCAAGCATTTTCTGAAGAAATGATAGAATTAGATAGTGAGTTTGAACAAACACTACATGGAGACGAACATTATCAAATACTTGTAGCTCATAAGGCATTCGGATATTGGGAAAACCGTTATCGCCTCGAACAATTCTCAATCAGGGGAATCTCTTCTTCCCAAGAGCCATCACAAAAAGAACTTCAAGAAATATTTAAAAAGATTGAAGAGATGAAGATCAATCACATCATACTAGAGAAAAATAGAGATGATCGTTTAGTAGAAACTATTGTGGAGGAACAGAACATGGAGCTACTATATTTGCATAATCTAGCCACTCGTACTGAAGATGAAATCGAAGAAGAGAAAGATTATATAGAATTAATGAGAGAGAATTTAGAGGTGCTTAAAGAATCACAACAGTAA
- a CDS encoding DUF302 domain-containing protein has translation MFDYTVQTSQSIDQAVESITNSLKDESFGVLWDFDVKETLHKKGFEDFEESYRILEVCNPRAAKEVLAMESKVSYFLPCKIVVYESGGQTNIGMPRPTVLMDHIENNDVKNFARDIEETMKQAIDRAK, from the coding sequence ATGTTTGATTATACAGTTCAAACTTCACAATCAATCGATCAAGCAGTCGAATCGATTACCAATTCATTGAAAGATGAAAGTTTTGGTGTGTTATGGGATTTCGACGTAAAAGAAACTCTACACAAAAAAGGGTTTGAAGACTTTGAAGAATCCTATCGTATCTTAGAGGTATGTAATCCACGGGCAGCAAAAGAAGTTCTTGCAATGGAGAGCAAGGTGAGTTACTTTCTTCCTTGTAAAATCGTTGTGTATGAAAGTGGTGGACAAACGAATATCGGAATGCCTCGCCCGACGGTACTGATGGATCATATAGAAAATAATGATGTGAAAAACTTTGCGAGGGATATTGAAGAGACGATGAAACAAGCAATCGATCGAGCAAAATAA
- the copZ gene encoding copper chaperone CopZ, with protein sequence MEITLSVSGMTCGHCKSAVQDALKNLSGVTSVEVHLDSGKVDVVYDDALVSKEDMEEAIEEQGYDVVN encoded by the coding sequence ATGGAAATTACATTAAGTGTTTCAGGTATGACTTGTGGTCACTGCAAATCAGCAGTCCAAGATGCATTGAAAAATTTATCAGGTGTTACATCTGTTGAGGTTCATTTAGATTCAGGAAAAGTTGATGTCGTTTATGACGATGCACTTGTTTCAAAAGAGGACATGGAAGAAGCGATTGAAGAACAAGGATATGACGTCGTTAACTAA
- a CDS encoding proline dehydrogenase family protein, whose protein sequence is MEKLMRKFFLFLSNNKLFTKAAKKYGLRVGAARFVAGETNQKAAEKIKDLNDKGLSVTLDYLGEFVTDASEARERADEYVDTIRTIAENNLDSQLSVKMTSMGMDISDDLIMENMKKILDAGKENGVFVTIDMEDYSRCQRTLEIFEEFRKDYDNVGTVIQAYLYRAAGDIKYLNKLNPNLRLVKGAYKESPEVAYPEKKDVDKNFRKLITMHLKNGNYTAVATHDDEIIRFTKKLVEQEEISRDQFEFQMLYGIRKELQEELVAEGYKVRVYIPYGKDWYGYFMRRLAESPANVAFVVKGVLKK, encoded by the coding sequence ATGGAAAAGTTGATGCGCAAGTTTTTTCTATTTCTATCAAACAATAAGTTGTTCACTAAGGCAGCTAAAAAATATGGACTACGTGTTGGTGCTGCAAGGTTCGTCGCTGGTGAAACAAACCAGAAAGCTGCAGAAAAAATCAAGGATTTAAACGACAAGGGCCTTTCAGTTACTCTAGATTATCTAGGTGAATTCGTTACTGATGCTTCAGAAGCTAGAGAGCGTGCAGATGAATACGTTGATACGATCAGAACGATTGCTGAAAATAATTTAGACTCTCAATTGTCAGTGAAGATGACCTCAATGGGGATGGATATTTCCGATGATTTAATTATGGAGAACATGAAGAAAATCCTCGATGCCGGAAAAGAAAATGGTGTCTTTGTCACTATTGATATGGAAGATTATTCACGCTGCCAAAGAACTCTTGAGATCTTCGAAGAGTTCAGAAAAGATTACGATAATGTCGGCACGGTAATACAAGCATATCTTTACCGCGCAGCTGGTGATATTAAATATTTGAACAAGTTGAATCCGAATCTCCGCTTAGTCAAGGGAGCTTATAAAGAATCACCTGAAGTAGCATATCCAGAGAAGAAAGATGTGGATAAGAATTTCAGAAAGCTGATTACTATGCATCTAAAAAATGGTAACTACACAGCTGTTGCTACTCATGACGACGAGATCATCAGATTTACTAAGAAACTTGTGGAACAAGAAGAAATTTCACGTGATCAATTTGAATTCCAGATGTTATATGGGATTCGTAAAGAATTGCAGGAAGAATTAGTAGCAGAAGGATACAAAGTAAGAGTCTATATTCCATACGGAAAAGACTGGTACGGTTATTTCATGCGTCGTTTAGCAGAAAGTCCTGCCAATGTAGCCTTCGTAGTAAAAGGCGTTCTCAAAAAGTAA
- a CDS encoding 3-hydroxyacyl-CoA dehydrogenase/enoyl-CoA hydratase family protein: MNRRIKRAAVLGSGVMGAGIAAHLANVGIPTLMLDIVPRELSDEEKKRGLTLDDAVVRNKIAASNKAKLKKQNPSPITSKKSLDLIKVGNFEDHMEELKDVDWVIEVVVENLDIKKKVYEQVEEHRKEGSFVTSNTSGISIEAMAEGRSEDFKKHFMGTHFFNPPRYLKLLEVIPTKDTDPNALSFMKQFGEDVLGKGVVEAKDTPNFIANRIGTYGLLVTVREMLKGGYSVGEVDSVTGPMIGRPKSATFRTLDVVGLDTFIHVAKNVYDKVEGEEKEVFEVPEFMKKMNEKGWLGAKSGQGFYYKEKGKNGSTIYELNPETLEYQEQQKLKTNATGMAKQEKGPKRKLKALISAKGDRGGDLIWNITKPTLVYSAELSGEIADDITAIDDAMKWGFGWDLGPFEMWDAIGVKESVDRMKEEGTQVPTWVESMLEQGHESFYKTENGKLYFYHNGEYVEKDVNKKEINLKLHKQANGVIKKNSGSSLIDLGDDVALLEFHSQSNAIGFDIIQMINDSLEEVNKNYKGLVIGNQGSNFCVGANLGMILMEAQDFNFMEIEMVVKQFQQAMMNIKYNDTPVVAAPFGMTLGGGTEVCLPAHSIQASQESYMGLVEVGVGLIPGGGGNKEYYLKQLKGIPEGQGFDLQKITNDVFEKIAMAKVSTSAMEAKENGLLDSHDAISVNGDHLIHDAKQQVLSLSQAGFQAPKREKVPVVGESGYATMLLGAQGLAHGGYVSEHDMKIADKLAFVLAGGRLNYGTKVDEQYLLDIEREAFLSLVGEPKTQERMQHMLMKGKPLRN; encoded by the coding sequence ATGAACCGTAGAATCAAGCGCGCAGCGGTATTAGGCTCTGGTGTTATGGGTGCAGGTATTGCCGCACACTTGGCAAACGTAGGAATCCCGACATTGATGTTAGATATTGTACCTCGTGAGTTGTCAGACGAAGAGAAGAAGCGAGGACTGACATTGGATGATGCTGTTGTAAGAAATAAGATTGCGGCATCAAACAAAGCGAAATTGAAAAAGCAAAATCCATCTCCAATCACAAGTAAGAAAAGTCTTGACCTGATCAAGGTGGGTAACTTCGAGGATCACATGGAAGAATTGAAAGATGTAGATTGGGTTATCGAAGTTGTTGTGGAGAACCTGGATATTAAAAAGAAAGTATATGAACAAGTTGAAGAGCACCGTAAAGAAGGATCTTTTGTTACCTCAAACACTTCTGGAATTTCAATTGAAGCGATGGCAGAAGGTCGTTCTGAAGATTTCAAGAAGCATTTCATGGGAACGCACTTTTTCAACCCGCCTCGTTATTTGAAATTACTAGAAGTGATCCCGACAAAGGATACGGATCCAAATGCTTTATCTTTCATGAAGCAATTCGGTGAGGATGTATTAGGTAAAGGTGTCGTTGAGGCAAAAGATACGCCGAACTTCATTGCAAACCGAATCGGTACTTATGGATTGTTAGTAACAGTTCGTGAAATGTTGAAAGGTGGCTACAGTGTCGGTGAAGTAGATTCTGTTACTGGACCGATGATCGGCCGACCGAAGAGTGCTACTTTCCGTACCCTAGACGTTGTAGGACTTGATACATTTATTCATGTAGCTAAAAACGTCTATGACAAAGTAGAAGGTGAAGAAAAAGAAGTATTCGAAGTACCTGAATTCATGAAGAAAATGAATGAAAAAGGTTGGTTAGGTGCTAAGTCTGGCCAAGGATTTTATTATAAAGAAAAAGGTAAAAACGGCAGCACAATTTATGAATTAAACCCAGAAACGCTTGAATATCAGGAGCAACAGAAATTGAAAACGAATGCTACTGGTATGGCTAAACAGGAAAAAGGTCCAAAGCGTAAGTTGAAAGCTCTTATTTCAGCTAAAGGTGACCGCGGAGGCGACTTGATTTGGAACATCACTAAGCCGACATTGGTTTACTCTGCTGAGTTATCAGGCGAAATTGCTGATGATATAACAGCGATTGACGATGCGATGAAGTGGGGCTTCGGCTGGGATCTTGGACCATTTGAAATGTGGGACGCTATTGGTGTGAAAGAATCAGTTGACCGTATGAAAGAAGAAGGCACTCAGGTTCCAACATGGGTTGAAAGCATGTTAGAACAAGGGCATGAATCTTTCTATAAAACTGAAAACGGCAAACTATATTTCTACCATAATGGTGAGTACGTTGAAAAAGACGTGAACAAGAAAGAGATCAACCTCAAGCTTCACAAGCAAGCAAACGGGGTCATCAAGAAGAACAGTGGCTCAAGCTTGATCGACCTGGGTGATGATGTTGCTTTACTTGAATTCCATTCACAAAGTAATGCGATAGGCTTCGATATTATCCAAATGATCAATGATTCACTTGAAGAAGTGAACAAAAATTATAAAGGTTTAGTCATTGGTAACCAAGGTAGTAACTTCTGTGTAGGTGCGAACTTAGGAATGATCTTGATGGAAGCACAGGATTTCAACTTCATGGAAATCGAAATGGTCGTCAAGCAATTCCAACAAGCAATGATGAACATCAAATACAATGATACTCCGGTTGTAGCAGCGCCATTTGGTATGACTCTAGGTGGAGGTACAGAAGTTTGTCTCCCAGCTCATAGCATCCAAGCTTCACAAGAATCTTATATGGGGTTAGTTGAAGTTGGTGTCGGATTGATTCCTGGCGGTGGAGGTAATAAAGAATATTACTTGAAGCAGCTTAAAGGAATTCCGGAAGGTCAAGGTTTTGATTTACAGAAAATAACGAATGACGTTTTTGAAAAGATTGCTATGGCGAAAGTGTCTACTTCTGCAATGGAAGCGAAAGAGAACGGATTACTAGATAGCCACGATGCAATCAGTGTTAATGGTGATCATTTAATCCATGATGCGAAACAACAAGTATTAAGTCTTTCTCAGGCTGGATTCCAAGCGCCAAAACGCGAAAAAGTTCCAGTTGTAGGTGAAAGTGGTTATGCAACCATGCTTCTTGGAGCACAAGGACTTGCGCACGGTGGATATGTTTCTGAACATGACATGAAAATTGCAGATAAGCTAGCATTTGTTCTTGCTGGGGGTCGTCTGAACTACGGTACAAAAGTTGATGAACAGTATTTACTCGACATTGAACGTGAAGCATTCTTAAGTCTTGTCGGCGAACCGAAGACACAAGAACGTATGCAACATATGTTGATGAAGGGTAAACCGTTACGCAACTAA
- a CDS encoding acetyl-CoA C-acetyltransferase produces MREAVIVSGARTPVGKAKKGALANSRPDDLAALTIKETLKRANNYDGNIDDVIIGCAMPEAEQGMNMARNIAGLAGLPDDVPGITINRYCSSGLQSIAYASERIMLGNSDAIIAGGAESMSLIPMGGHVIRPNIDLVQNAPGYYMSMGHTAEEVAKRYGITREEQDAFAVRSHERAARALEEGKFDDETVSVDVVNREVGPDNKVKESTLTLERDEGVRVGTSMEGLAKLKPAFAAKGSVTAGNASQMSDGAASVLVMDREKAEKEGLTPLVKFKSFAVAGVEPEIMGVGPVKAIPKAVEQAGLELSDIGLFELNEAFASQSIQVIRELGLDDEIVNVNGGAIALGHPLGCTGTKLTLSLIHEMKRRDVKYGVVTMCIGGGMGAAGVFELI; encoded by the coding sequence ATGAGAGAAGCAGTTATTGTCTCAGGTGCACGAACACCTGTAGGTAAAGCGAAAAAAGGTGCGTTAGCGAATTCTCGTCCGGATGATCTAGCTGCATTGACTATAAAAGAAACGTTGAAGCGTGCCAATAATTATGATGGAAATATAGATGACGTCATTATCGGATGTGCGATGCCTGAAGCTGAACAAGGTATGAATATGGCCCGTAACATTGCTGGTTTAGCAGGACTTCCGGATGATGTTCCCGGAATTACAATCAATCGTTATTGCTCTTCTGGACTACAAAGTATCGCCTATGCTTCAGAGCGCATCATGCTAGGTAACAGTGATGCAATCATTGCTGGTGGTGCTGAATCGATGAGTTTGATTCCAATGGGTGGTCACGTGATCCGTCCAAACATCGACCTTGTGCAGAATGCTCCAGGGTATTACATGTCTATGGGACACACAGCTGAAGAAGTAGCGAAGCGATATGGTATTACAAGAGAAGAACAAGATGCATTTGCAGTAAGAAGTCACGAACGTGCAGCGAGGGCTCTTGAAGAAGGCAAGTTTGACGACGAAACGGTGTCTGTTGATGTTGTTAATCGTGAAGTCGGGCCTGATAATAAGGTGAAAGAATCAACACTTACTCTTGAACGTGATGAAGGTGTTCGCGTTGGTACTTCTATGGAAGGTCTGGCTAAGTTGAAGCCTGCTTTTGCAGCTAAAGGTTCAGTAACAGCCGGTAATGCTTCTCAGATGAGTGATGGAGCTGCATCCGTATTAGTAATGGATCGTGAAAAAGCTGAAAAAGAAGGTTTGACTCCTCTTGTGAAGTTCAAATCTTTCGCGGTTGCTGGTGTAGAACCCGAGATCATGGGTGTTGGACCAGTGAAGGCAATACCGAAAGCTGTAGAACAAGCTGGATTAGAACTATCAGACATTGGATTGTTCGAGTTGAACGAAGCATTTGCTTCTCAATCAATTCAAGTAATCCGAGAACTAGGTTTAGATGACGAAATCGTTAATGTGAACGGTGGAGCAATTGCTTTAGGACATCCACTTGGTTGCACAGGAACGAAACTGACATTGTCATTGATTCACGAAATGAAGCGTAGAGATGTAAAGTACGGCGTCGTTACGATGTGTATCGGTGGCGGAATGGGCGCAGCTGGCGTATTCGAATTGATATAA
- a CDS encoding acyl-CoA dehydrogenase family protein, translated as MGETTEKVFKGGGFLVEDVSSEDVLTPEDFTDEHKMIARTAEEFVKGEVFPLIDKLENHEFENSVDLLKKAGELGLLGADVPEEYGGLELDKITSSLITEKMALSGGFSVTHGAHVGIGSLPIVFFGNEDQKQKYLPSLATGEKIAAYALTEPGSGSDALGAKTTAKLNEAGTHYVLNGEKQWITNSAFADVFIVYAKIDGEKFTAFIVERDYSGVSTGPEEKKMGIKSSSTRTLILEDAEVPVENVLGEIGRGHVIAFNILNVGRYKLAIGGVAGAKRSIELAVKYANERKQFNTPISSFRLIQEKLASVAANTYANESAVYRTVGLFEQRLGNLTKEQLNDGAEVAKGIAEYAIECSMNKYMATELLDYAADEAVQIHGGYGFMAEYEVERIYRDSRINRIFEGTNEINRMIVPGTFMKKAMKGELPLLQKAQSLQEELMSMMPEQVGDEPLEQEFYLLKNAKKIGLLAAGIAAQKYGEKLEQEQEVLVNIADIAAEIYNMESAILRTDKAMNKDGEEKAKQKLLYTQVYVQEAFNRLEAHAKETLIASDSGDSLRMMLGALRKLTRHDPINVIEKKREIAAGIIEAEKYTV; from the coding sequence ATGGGTGAAACGACTGAAAAAGTATTTAAGGGTGGCGGATTCTTAGTTGAAGACGTATCTTCAGAGGATGTACTGACACCGGAAGATTTTACAGATGAGCATAAGATGATCGCAAGAACTGCAGAAGAATTCGTTAAAGGTGAGGTATTCCCTTTAATCGATAAGCTTGAAAACCATGAATTCGAAAATTCAGTAGATCTATTGAAAAAAGCTGGTGAGCTTGGACTTTTAGGTGCTGATGTACCTGAAGAGTATGGTGGTTTGGAATTAGATAAAATCACTTCTTCATTGATTACTGAAAAAATGGCGCTTTCTGGTGGGTTCTCAGTAACTCACGGTGCGCACGTTGGTATCGGTTCATTGCCGATCGTTTTCTTTGGTAACGAAGATCAAAAGCAGAAGTACTTGCCTTCATTAGCAACTGGTGAAAAAATTGCAGCATACGCATTGACTGAACCTGGTTCTGGTTCGGATGCACTAGGTGCAAAAACGACTGCGAAATTGAATGAAGCTGGAACTCACTATGTATTGAATGGTGAGAAGCAATGGATCACAAACTCTGCTTTCGCAGATGTGTTCATCGTTTACGCTAAGATCGACGGCGAAAAATTCACTGCCTTCATCGTAGAGCGTGACTACTCAGGCGTTTCTACTGGCCCTGAAGAGAAGAAGATGGGTATCAAGTCGTCTTCAACTCGTACACTGATCTTAGAAGACGCAGAAGTACCAGTTGAGAATGTATTAGGTGAAATCGGTCGCGGTCACGTTATCGCGTTCAACATCTTGAATGTTGGTCGTTATAAGTTAGCAATCGGTGGGGTTGCTGGTGCGAAGCGTTCAATTGAATTAGCTGTAAAATACGCAAATGAGCGTAAGCAGTTCAACACACCAATCTCTTCGTTCCGTTTGATTCAGGAAAAATTAGCGAGCGTTGCTGCTAATACGTATGCAAACGAAAGTGCAGTTTATCGTACAGTTGGACTTTTCGAACAACGTTTAGGTAATTTGACGAAAGAACAACTGAACGACGGTGCCGAAGTTGCTAAAGGTATTGCAGAATACGCAATCGAATGTTCTATGAACAAATATATGGCTACTGAGCTATTGGATTACGCTGCTGATGAAGCGGTTCAAATCCACGGTGGTTATGGTTTCATGGCTGAGTATGAAGTGGAACGTATCTATCGTGATTCTCGTATCAACCGTATTTTCGAAGGTACAAACGAAATCAACCGTATGATCGTACCAGGTACGTTCATGAAGAAAGCAATGAAAGGTGAATTGCCATTACTTCAGAAAGCACAAAGCTTACAAGAAGAACTGATGAGCATGATGCCTGAACAAGTCGGCGATGAGCCACTTGAGCAAGAGTTCTATTTATTGAAGAACGCTAAGAAAATCGGCTTGTTAGCTGCTGGTATCGCTGCTCAGAAATATGGTGAGAAGTTAGAGCAAGAGCAAGAGGTTCTTGTAAATATCGCTGACATTGCTGCTGAAATTTACAATATGGAATCTGCTATTCTACGTACAGATAAAGCAATGAACAAAGACGGTGAAGAGAAAGCGAAACAGAAGCTTCTTTACACTCAAGTTTATGTTCAAGAAGCCTTCAACCGTTTAGAAGCACATGCGAAAGAAACATTGATCGCAAGTGATTCTGGAGATAGCCTTCGTATGATGTTAGGTGCTCTACGTAAACTTACTCGTCACGATCCAATCAACGTGATCGAGAAGAAACGTGAAATTGCAGCTGGAATCATCGAAGCTGAGAAATATACAGTATAA
- a CDS encoding DUF488 family protein, protein MKIYTIGHSGHTKDQFLKMLSIADINYVADIRAFPASRKFPHFNKENLKYWLDESNIEYCHFPLLGGRRQRSGQTGETLNDGWKNRSFHNYADYTMTDDFKRGIEQLKTRAEKKNLVYMCSERHPARCHRLLISNWLEANRWEVFHIINGPKDNPELVRHELGKWGAVPIIESDGTVVYPNHQD, encoded by the coding sequence ATGAAAATATATACGATTGGCCATTCCGGTCATACAAAAGATCAGTTCCTAAAAATGTTATCGATAGCAGACATCAACTACGTTGCAGATATTCGTGCATTTCCAGCAAGCCGTAAATTTCCTCATTTTAATAAAGAAAATTTGAAATATTGGCTTGATGAATCTAACATCGAATACTGCCATTTTCCTCTTCTAGGTGGCAGACGCCAGCGATCGGGCCAAACTGGAGAAACGTTGAATGACGGATGGAAGAACCGCTCATTTCACAATTATGCGGACTATACAATGACTGATGATTTCAAAAGAGGAATAGAACAATTGAAAACTCGTGCAGAAAAGAAAAATCTAGTCTACATGTGTTCGGAACGTCACCCTGCAAGATGTCACCGTCTGCTGATTAGTAATTGGCTAGAAGCAAACCGCTGGGAAGTCTTTCACATCATCAATGGCCCAAAAGATAATCCTGAGCTAGTCCGCCATGAACTTGGTAAATGGGGAGCAGTGCCTATTATAGAAAGCGACGGTACAGTCGTCTACCCAAATCATCAAGATTGA